From a region of the Lactuca sativa cultivar Salinas chromosome 4, Lsat_Salinas_v11, whole genome shotgun sequence genome:
- the LOC111889848 gene encoding uncharacterized protein LOC111889848 encodes MSSQKLSKRRQPEITPTTTTSAQPVPTPVRQYAGKLPNCEKSNFHHVGKCHKLRCKNCNRKGHTTRYCGAPAKPNTSNSGVMMGQVCYNCGEPGHFERNCPRVKDGQEARFAKTPTQHITSTTDASIVQVCCTCGEMGPFKRDCPTEKNNEETGGF; translated from the coding sequence ATGTCGTCTCAGAAACTTTCCAAGAGACGACAACCCGAGATAACTCCTACAACCACCACATCTGCCCAACCAGTGCCAACGCCAGTGCGGCAATATGCTGGAAAACTTCCAAATTGCGAGAAAAGCAACTTCCACCACGTAGGAAAGTGCCACAAACTTCGATGTaagaactgcaacaggaaaggacacaccacACGATACTGCGGGGCACCTGCAAAGCCAAACACCTCGAATTCTGGTGTAATGATGGGTCAGGTTTGCTACAATTGTGGCGAACCCGGGCATTTCGAAAGAAATTGTCCAAGGGTTAAAGATGGCCAGGAAGCTCGTTTCGCAAAGACCCCGactcaacacatcacttccactacCGATGCTAGCATAGTTCAAGTGTGTTGTACGTGTGGAGAAATGGGACCTTTCAAAAGAgactgcccaacagagaagaacaATGAGGAAACCGGAGGATTCTGA